AATTTACAACTAGCTTGGGAAGCTTTGAATGCTGTTtgcaaagtattttattattttatttatttcaatcttGTTCTTcatagttgatatattttttattcattatagtcTGTTGATACAAAACAAAGTAATCATTTAGTATTTGAAATACGTCAAGCTATAAAATTTGTGATGAGTGATTTCAAGCATTTAGAATATCTTCCCGGTTTCTGCATACCAAAAGTaagtttaataatgtataaaaataaatatttttttaccatcaGAAATTCTTAATCTTCATAAAGAActaaagaactaaaaaaaatattttaatgtgattaaaatatactgcttcaaaaaaaaaaaataatgtaatttctcTTTACCCGTGATGTAATAAAATCACAGTGTATCTAAAATTATACACTCGTGATAACTACTTAGtagttaatatgtttaatattcttataaaaataaatataatttgactcttaaattatagaaatatacttCTAAAAAGGTTAAAtctatatttcttaaaatattcgTATCATTTTCATagtattaataatggtttcaggGTGGTTAAGgatcgattaaaaataaaaatacacaaaatagcactaatatacaatattatatctactcTGATATTTTAAGTTCCAACCGATGCATTATTAGaatgtatagttaaaaattgaaacaaatatatacaatacaatatataaatacttatacataaagATGAATAGGTTGTATATGGTATACCCAccatataaaattaacttaatatattattttaattacaaatttaaattttaaattttcttaaaatttaagtGAAAGTTAaagaattcataataataaactagtCATTACATTTTAAGCCTCCGCTCAGttttagaaaatttattttaaatgtcttctttatttaaaacatttgattaatCCCAtccaataggtataatagataACTTAGAGATTCAATTTGCTAACATAGTTGACTTTGTGACCAAAGTGATAAATGTAgcgttttatattaatttacaagaaCAGATTATAGATATTACTCTTAAGTTGCTTTGAATTCCTCTGGTTTTAGCAAAAGGCATATAAGCGGACAGCGTTCGCTGTCCGTATCATTACTCGTTAATCACTATCGCCATTTATACATTAAAGCTACAAAAACAAAGTCGTGAGTTTATTCTTCTGGGTGACGACTATTTTTGTGTTTACTTTATTGATAacttctatatagtatatagtgaaTAGTACAAGACATAATACGTCATcacatacaacaatatatagtttggctataagaataagaataataatatttcccaGGAacccttaaaaaataaaacaaaatttgaaattgaaatttataaatgtagctTCTATTGGTGGAAGTATAGGAATTAAGGTCGGGGGGAGGAGTTGTCAAAAGAAAAGTTAGGGGGCTTAGCCCTCCCTAGTTACGCCTATGTTTATAActtgcaaattaatttttttttttctttaattatttattgtaactgTATAAAGTAAATACTAAGGGCCCGTATTATCGTTAAACCACCAAATTCGGCCGGTAAAATCAATGGGTTAGGCGTAACCGtagtttaaactatgattgtaaaacagaCCCTAAGCATGTATTTTAGATAGTATATAActtgcaaattaattttttttctttaattatttattgtaactgTATAAAGTAAATACTAGCATGTATTTTAGATAGTGTATCTATTGGAGAATGTGATATTATGACGTAACACGTAAACAAggcatttaaaaaaaccataaaaatacaatttcatacataaataaatctTGAATGGTTAGATTTTTCTTTACATTTATTTCactcaaaattgattttctatttatttaaaggGAGCTGATCCATTTGTACCAATATTTAGGGAAGCAATTCTTAATGGAAGTCCAGAAATCAAAGAGCAAGCAGCTCAAGGTTGGGGAGAAGTTGTTAAAGTAGCTGCAAAGGAAGGACTAACTTCACCTGTATTAAATATGACTGGACCACTCATTCGTATTTTAAATGAACGCTATACATGGAACATAAAATCAGCCATTTTAGAAACAGTTGCTTTATTATTAGCCAAGGCTGGTAGtaatttaaaacagtttttaccCCAGTtgcaaacaacatttttgaaagcaTTACAAGACCCAAATAGACAAGTTAGGCTTAAAGCGGCCAACGCTTTAAGCCATCTTATTGTTGTACATTCTCGCACAGAAACAATTTTTGTTGACCTACATTCTGGAGTAAAAAATTCAGAGGATATAAccattaagtaattaattaactaatgatatagaaattaaaattacttttagatTATATTCTTTTTGATTACTTTTCCTCAGAGAAACAATGCTTCAAGCTTTACGTGGTGTTATTTCACCAGCTGGTGATAAAATGTCAGATCAGGTTCGAAGAACTGTATTTATGACTCTAAGAGAAGGACTAGGAAACCCAGAAGATACTATTAGAAGTGGTACTGCTGGTTGTCTCGGTGCTTTATGTAAATGGTTATCTCCTGAACAATTAAACGTTGCTTTAAATGATCAtattttaagtaagtataaCTTATTCAACTTTATTTTCATGTTAttccatattaaataaaaatttacattttcaacaGTTGATGATCCTTCACTAGATCCAATATTGAGACACGGTAGAAGTTCATCATTGTTTGTTGCTCTTAAAGAATCCCCAGACACAGTTTTTAGTTCATTATATAGTgataaagttataaaaacaattttatgtcaTTTACAAGCTGATAaggtaacaaataattaattattgataactccaataatctattttacacattttaatttttagatttctaTTGTGATGAATGGAGTTAGAAGTTGCGGATATCTATTTTTACACTTAATGAATATTCGTTCAATAATACCTTCACAGCTTTTAAGTCCATTTACCAGagtaagtaaaacaaaaaaaaaacttttatcacaattttatattttatactatttcaaataataaattttagttGATGAATCAATCCAGTAATGAAGTTAAGCAGTTAGTGGCACATATCTGTTCATATTTAGGGAAGTCTGGTGTTACTATATCTCCAGAATTTCAAAAAGCAACCATACCAATGTTAGTAAATGgaactaaagaaaaaaattgttatgtcaAATCTAATAGTGAAATAGCTCTAGTTGCTGTTCTCAAATTACAACAAGGCGATGCAACATTGCAggtaaatacaatttcattagtaaattttaataagaaattttatttaattaccataaaatattcaatttatattttaaataacaattgctagcctcaaaataataataaaaaaaaatgcgtcatcaaataaattaaaggaTGGGGCCTAAAGTGTGGTTGTGGTTGGCTGTAGTCACTAATTGGTACTGCGGTCAAGCATCGTCAGGCTTCACAAGCTCCATGATGGGTGTCCACCCGGGTTCTTGACAAATCCTTCCCCCACTTTAACATGTGTTCCTAATACTAACCGTAACTCCCACAAAATGCTGACAGTTTATATaacgtctaaaaaaaaaaatgtaattaaactagttaaaaatagaattatcattaataataatttttattttaaacttatattttatatgcagcCTGGACCTGAAATGGAGGTAAACAATTATGCATACAACTTTACAGTCTATAATCAACACTTGGCAATGCATTAAaagcaacaataatatattaatataatattttattatcttttattttaggCTTGTTTGAATTTATTGGATACTGGTGCTCGTGAAGCACTAAATgatgttataaataaagtattacGTAAGGTTTCAACTCAAATGGACACCAAAATTGAAGAGCTGGATGATACATTAATTACTtgaaatgtaatgtattataaatcaatttatgtACTCACATTAATTTTTGTGTGTAAAAATAAtcagattaatattaataactagaattacatattatatataatatttttgtgctcttaatttcaataatgtattaatttttcccaTATGTACATGGTCATTAAAAAGAAATcaaatcaaaatgtaataagtatttacattggagtttaatattttgtacatttatttttatgaaatatttagatGTTTGAattgaaaatgataattaaatgacggataaaatatatatatatttttaaaatttactacACATAtccaattatgatttatttaaaatacatcattaactaaattttttctattttaatcaTCTGGATATTAAATgtgttgaataaaaatagtataaaactttttattgttggttaataagttttatttacaacttttgaaactataatatttccTTTTTGACATAACTATAGAATTTGCATAGAACGTATAATAAAACAAGAATTCATGCACTACAGTATCAAGTTTTAAGATAATTTTGTATcacattcataatatattatcaaaaatattattttatcttatatttgtatgtattaaaatttatatattcataacaTGCATATAACAGCCCAATTATGCAACTAATTCACAGGACTTTTTTGACTAAATGAGATGCGCTGTAactagttttttaattaaagattattttataacaacagACTTATACTGAATGCAGATGCTTACAACTcacatgtatacatataattttatcataccaaaactattatttttatttaataatgtatatatttatttccaataaaataatgtataacaagTTTACAATGTACTATTAGTTAGTCAATTGAATTTTACTAGTTTCTTTATTTGATATCATTTCTATTAATTCCTTTTGAAGTGTTGTAGGTATTTCCAATGTGATTATGTCatctttatttttcaatatattagcTAATTTTAACAGGCATAGTTGTCGTAAGTCCATAGCTGGCATTTCAATTAAAACCCTTGTTCTTAATGGTACATTGATAGGATGTTTAAATTCAAGACGCCTATGTTCATCAGCCCAAGGTGTCGCAATGAATATTTCTCTTCCTGCAACAACCATACGACTCTTTGATATACATTCTCTAGAAATATCAAACAAAAGTTAACCTCGAACAGATAAGAAAGAAAATATGGATATTAGCAAACCTAAAAGTCCATGAATGTGTAGAAAATGTGTTTACATCTACAAATTTGTTTGGATCTAAAATACAGTAGGTTTGTTCTTTATTGTGAAAATTCATCCAATTTACTTCAATGCTATAGCAGGTGTTGTTTTGAAAACGTACATAAGCTGGTTTCCTTTGTGTAATGTCAAACTGATCACCCATTAAAGCCATTGTCGGTATAACATTGCTCCttgaattatatgaaaaaagaaTACTTagacaatacataataattttaaatgtttggattttcaaataagaattaacaataaaatagttGTACAAGGCACAGAAATAAGAATCAAGGAATTTTATTGACTGTATTGAATTccaacaaaacaatataatcttTGATtacagaaaaactaaaattaaacataataaaagtaGAAACTTATTTACTTGTTACAGATAAACATATAACTGGActcttattttttaagattttgatgTATAGATACTAAAAACTCAACTGTCATTATAAGAATGAGCGTAGCAAGGTATACGCAAGTACATCAGTATATCTAATCatttaatagataattatagtttatcttCAAGTTttcattatgaaatattaatatttatgaacagTTCACCAATATGAATTAAACTATGACAAAATATTGTCGTGATTTCAATACAATTGGGCAAACATAATTACTAActactaaatagtaaaataaatttaaaaatgtaatcaatattcaatacaaaaaataattagagcATAAACGACTACCGCAGACAAGTGAGAAGTGACTAGTGCAGTAGTGTATAGAAATTAGAAAAGTAATAAGCgaatactatgaaaaaaaatagcgACAACTTAGTACTTACTGTACTAAACTACCATCAACAGTACATGAAAATAAAGTAGAATAACatgaaactaaattaatattttttacatgactaattaaataggtatgtcagcAACTCGTGATACGCATGTCTGTGACGTAAGCATTTCTCCAACAGACTGAGTGGTGGAGTCTTCGTCGGCGGCGGCTATTTGCGGCATGGGCGGCGGTGGACCAATGAAAACAAGAGAAATGCCTACGTCACAGTTGTACATTGATGGGCGGAGGGTGGGTGCGCGATTTGTTTCTAAACCGGTAATATTgctgacatacctatttaattttcatgaaTTTTAAGATCTAAGagttatcatttatcagttaGATTTATAATAGAAGTCTGTGATACTGTTATCCGCACGATTATAATATCAGACACGGTTTAACCCTAGATCACGGCCTTAGAATAGGCCGTGCCctagattatataatatggatggAGCCTTAGCATATTAAATCCATTTGATTAAATCAATAGAAAAAAACGTTGCCTATATCAGCGAATCGCCGAATTAGGTGGTCGGACTGCACATGTGCAACGCGACTTCTCGCATATTTATTCACAGATAACTATAATTGTACCTATGGATAATTATGCGAGGAGTTGCATTGCGCTTGCGCACATCGATCACCTAATTCGGTGACTCGTCGCTATATTGGCAAAAAAATCATACGCTGTGGCTCCATCCAGAGTATAGCCCGATGTGCAACCATTCTATCTAAAGAAGATAGATGTCCCATGACGGTTTAAGGGGGGGAAGGGGGACACATATTTATcctcaatatatatttttttgacatgtctaatacagttaaaaaaaaaattatgtaagtaggtaggtatgtaagtaaattattattaataattataaaataaattgttcttaatattatatcacgaaaaattactataaataatgaactatgtttgccaacaattttgtttatttgtttttttttttcgagcaTTTCAGATTaccgatttaattattttggtatctaaaaaggtagttataagaaaaaaaatatttagctcttgtaaaaattatacaatagtataaagtcgttaatatgtaatgatacaatAATGAAGTTAAAGAGGTTAAAGGGTGCCcactaagtgtatggtgtcccgGGGCCACGGATTAATATACTGGAtaccatgacaaattaaattaaatttgtcataGTGGATACGCAACGAACCTGTGGGCTGTAATTATTGAAGCCTGCACCTTCTCACGTTGCGGCAtgacaactatttttttttttttagcgctTTATAGGATTATTCTGATAGTTCATTTTTCTCTCGGTTAACACAACAAGCCTATAATGCGCTAGAAGACCTGCCGCAACGTGAGAAGCGGGCGGACTCAAAAAAATCATTGATAAGATGCATCGTTGCGTATCCAGTAGCCGTAATCCGTGCCCGGGGCCCAATTGATCCTTTGGCGCATGCAGACCGTATGCATTTCCCCACTTTATGCCATTTATCGTATGTCAAATACGTGGCGATGCTTGGGATCGTTTAAGTATGGGTCATGACTCATGGGAATCATTGGTCGATGGGCAACCATATTATCTATGAACGTGATCCGTgccaaatactatattatagtatttgatctAGCATAGACCTATAAAAGTATAAGCATTAAGCTAATAGGTCTACCGTCTATGGGATCTAAGTTTAGGGAGTTTACCACAGTGAATCACTGAATCTAGATAACGATGGGTATCAAGTATATAGTAGACAGTATATATCTGTGAACGTCACCTAAGCCAATGACCAATCATAGATTAAAGAATACTACCAtgatcatagataataaagatggataggacataatggtcttatcagcgatcttcgaggggaacaattgggGCCAAATAAAGTAAACCTAtctcgagtatcgactatcaaacACGGCTATGGATAAAgaagcctcaattgccttcccctccgggaacgcggcctcaaatatatttaacatagccgtggcctatccatatctttattatctatgaccATGATATAACTATGTAGCAACAAGGTATGCACGGAAGTACAGAACTTTTTAATGGTCAGATTAGGCACATGACGTAACGTagcgtatagtaataatattgtaatattgtaatggtggtattattatatgggtaaGCAAGTGATGGATGTTTACGACAGATTGGAATCAAAGTTCGAGTTTTGGCCATAGATATATTAAGACaacgtattatacatatagaacAAGTTAGAACAATATGCCTATGGTCTGGACATTTGCGACCGTACCATGTGCCATATTATTTGGTGAACGTTGAACGAACGAACTAGTTCACCCAAGTGAACGACTAGTCTCATCACTAACTCCATGACAAATTTGTCATGACTATttccacggactaagatatatacAAATCATAGTCCGTGACTAATTCTAAGCACAGATTAAATGATCAAAGTGATCAAACGGCACCAGTgcaccacggactaagataatatCTACGGCACAGACGGTATGATAACTAATTGATAAGAAAATTAGGCACTATCAGTCATAATCATTTTTACCACGgaagttgtatatttttatttgaaaactatCATAACCACACGCCTGGTCCACCATGGCACCATCTGTAGTTCTGAGTTCTGTGCTTCTGTCATAACTCCTAACCTTAAATTTCCAATACTGAAGAACAAAAGACAATTTTTTCACTAATTGTAAAATACTGGACAAATTTACATgcgattgaaataaaaaatcatatttgtgATGTTAAGATGTTATCACGCTCTAGAGAACTTCGAAACTTCgcttataaatgataaaaattttagtaCGAAATATACAAAGGCAAAGACACGAGGTAGTGTCAAATATTGTGTTAACACTGaaagcaaatcaattttttttattaaatattaaattattttcacatcAAATTGATCCGTACGcacgaatttaaaataaaaatttcgttCAGCGGTGAAGTGAAATCCATGTACGTTGgagtaataaaattaagttgtttTACCGAAAGCAGTGTTTAATCAAATGCTGGGCGACGCCATTTTCCGCGCCCGGAGAGGGGTATCTATTGCTTGGAAATAAACACAAAATGGGTTCGTTGTTTTGAATACTCAAAAATCATTTTCTACTCAAATAATTAGTGGCAATCATATgcgatttgtttataattcaattCTCTCGTATCTTATTAATTCATAGAAGATAAAATTGTATCCACAGGTACGCCTTTTCCTATATTGATTGGTTTTTGTTAGTTCTgatggaaaattatttttaattacctatatgatTATCGGCGACATTAAAgtagtaaaatactattataaatgtatattcataTTTGAATGTTTTGAATGTAATATAAGAAATAGTAAAATTTGAATACTCATTTCGCTTGTGAGTAGTGACAAAGCTTAATGGATAAAAACAATAGATGaagtattgttttattgttcattttcttatttttaagtcGTAATACACTTAATGTTGTgatcattaaatatttcatgtttACTCTACAATATACTTTCCCTCCAAATTCACCTATTCATTTATTTCATcgatttatacttaaatttaaagctgttttgtttttgtttattaaaaattaaataggtactatgctattgttgaattttgttttgataaaataaataattttgttcattACTTACAAATCCCTAGTACTAACCACTTTTATAGAGTAATGCTTTTCATATTTACTATCCAATTATTTTGTAtctgattttgtattatttaatcaatagtcagtaggtatatatatagacaGTTACATAATtgtgaaagaaaattttaataattcaaaattgattAAACCTTTTTCTTAAGTACTATtctatcttaaaaatattggaGTTACATTTGTTCAAGATTAAATTAGTtcatataataaactaatatataatgCTCTTACATCGTTGTACCTATGCTAATTTGTTCAAtgtttgtttcatttttttcagctttccaatgattttaaatgtacatttgaaaatgaatattcaattatctctatgtttaaattacaaaggtaattattatatggttttCTAACCTTACtgaattgtatttgtttgttatattgtttatatgtatatccTATTGCCAATAGAGATttccattaataaataaatataatgcttaactttttttcagaTTAATTTACTCTAtcaaatattagttaataaatgtTGATTCACGAAGATGGCCAtgagaaataatttgaatagcaCTTTCAAAACTAGCAGTTATAAACACGTGAAACGACCAAACGGTAAATACGGGAATTTGTCATTACATAGTGGGTTTAGTAAATGTGATATTTGTGGAAAAAATTTTCAAAGAATGAAGTTATTTGACCATATCAGGCAATCTCATCATCAATACTTTTGTTTAGTTTGCAAAGCtagatttaaaatacataaagaCTTGATATGTCACTTACAAGATATTCATCAATTAGTAGCTTCGGAAAATCTTAACAAATCTCAAGATGTATTTTGTGATAATGTGAATAAAAGGTACTTTGCTCAGCCTCTACTTTCTTCTCGACTTCCAATTCCGTCTACTACAAATTCTCAATTTTTAAGTAGTAGTTCTGAAGATGATGAATTGAATGAACACTTAGATAACATAGATGTAATGGACGTGGTTTTGGGTACTAAAAATTGTGAACAACGTAAAGATGAATTGGAAATAAGTGTTATTATTGatgacattataaaatatgttatagatGATGTTAAAGCTGATGACCTTTTTGAAAGCACATTACAAGACTTAAGTTGTTCTGATATATCGGTGACTGATGAATTTGATAACAAAACTCTTAAAACATTAGGTGCTTCAGAAGAAGacaattatacacattattttatgtctcAAACAAATTGTGACAATAGTCTGTCtgcaaatataaatttttcggAAAATGATGAGTTGTCAACTAACACATTAACCCAATCTCCAATCACTATGGATTTGATATCTGTACAAACATTACAAAATCTTGAAGAAGAATTTAAACttggaattaaaaatatgtctacAGTTTTATCAGAAAAAAGTCCATGGGTAAATGGACCAGAAgcactacaaaatattaatcactCAACAGAGAATGATAATCTTCTTGTTATGGCTCTAACTCTAGATCATAAATTGACagatatgaatataaatgtaatacttaAAGAATGCATTAGAACTTCATGTTTAACTTGTGTATACTGTCACAATTCAACTTCTATTGCTGTGAATGGTAAACAACTAGCACTGCATATGATAGAAAAACATCGCTTTATGACTGTAAAAAATGAATCTTCTGAAGATGTtgctaatatattaaaatcaaatttaaatgctttagaaaatgtttatttaaactcTGAAAACTATGACTCTACCGATGATTTAAGTCATACaccatttaataatactttCTATTGTTTCAACTGTCAATTTACATCAAAACAAATGAAAGAAGTAAACTCTCATAAACGTAGTGTTCATTCAAGAAAAACTTATGACtgtataatgtgtaaaataactttttccaaTTATGGAGAACTGCATTGTCATTTATGTCCGGGTGTGGATCTTGGAGTTTGGCAAAATTTATCATTTAGATGCTTATTTTGTGGCCAGGGTGAGATTCCATCTGCATTTCGATGTATGGTTCATTTAAGAAAAGCTCATAATGCATGTGATTATTGTTTGGAAACATTCTCCAATCAACAAAGTTTAGCATTGCatgttaataaacataaaatgagGCATATGTGTTTGAAATGTAACATTACTTATCTTAGTAAGAAGGATATTTTTGAGCATATGTTTTGGAAGCATAATAGGGACAGCAAAGAATGTAAATcatgtttaacaaaaaaatggcCTTATACATATCATTTTTGTGTTCCACCTGCTATGTTCACATGTGATGAATGTAGAAGAACTTTTTCCAATGCTTTATTATTAAGAGTACATGAAAGATGGCACTCTGGAAATGTTCCATATGAATGTACTACTTGttctaataaatttatttcaaaaaagttaCTTAAGAAACATGAATTAATTCATAAAGAAGTAATATCTcctgtaaaaaagaaaaaaaagaagaagaaaaaaggATTTGACTATAATCTTCCTCCACTAAATCTTTCTTCTGATAGTGATACAGAGAAAACTCCTCGTCATAAacctgaaaaatatttaaaatcgccAAGTCCAAGTGGTAATTATTGGGATTATgttagtaaacaaaaaaaagaattggTTCATATTGCATTACTAGATCATGACTATACTTTATTATCTGCAACTAGTCAATCTGAATTAATAAAATCTCCTCCATATCCAGATGAATTAGCAGCTATTGTAAATGGtagtgaaaatatattaaataactctTTTAATATTTCTTGTCAAAGATCATCATGTTCGTCACACTGTAATTCATCATCTTCATCTAGTTCATGTGGGTCAAATTGTTCATGTTCTTCATCATGTTCTTCATCGTGTGACTCTGATAAGgaagaaaagaaaaaaccaATTATTGAAAGtccaaaaaaaacacaaaaaaaagaaaaaagaaaaaaaaatcaaagttttAAGTGCCAAAAAAATAGCCAATTTCAATTTATGTGCATTAGAATCTGATTTGGAAACC
The Metopolophium dirhodum isolate CAU chromosome 7, ASM1992520v1, whole genome shotgun sequence DNA segment above includes these coding regions:
- the LOC132948163 gene encoding protein Vhl isoform X2, producing MSNVIPTMALMGDQFDITQRKPAYVRFQNNTCYSIEVNWMNFHNKEQTYCILDPNKFVDVNTFSTHSWTFRECISKSRMVVAGREIFIATPWADEHRRLEFKHPINVPLRTRVLIEMPAMDLRQLCLLKLANILKNKDDIITLEIPTTLQKELIEMISNKETSKIQLTN
- the LOC132948163 gene encoding protein Vhl isoform X3; this encodes MALMGDQFDITQRKPAYVRFQNNTCYSIEVNWMNFHNKEQTYCILDPNKFVDVNTFSTHSWTFRECISKSRMVVAGREIFIATPWADEHRRLEFKHPINVPLRTRVLIEMPAMDLRQLCLLKLANILKNKDDIITLEIPTTLQKELIEMISNKETSKIQLTN
- the LOC132948163 gene encoding protein Vhl isoform X1, which translates into the protein MFICNKSNVIPTMALMGDQFDITQRKPAYVRFQNNTCYSIEVNWMNFHNKEQTYCILDPNKFVDVNTFSTHSWTFRECISKSRMVVAGREIFIATPWADEHRRLEFKHPINVPLRTRVLIEMPAMDLRQLCLLKLANILKNKDDIITLEIPTTLQKELIEMISNKETSKIQLTN
- the LOC132948866 gene encoding LOW QUALITY PROTEIN: uncharacterized protein LOC132948866 (The sequence of the model RefSeq protein was modified relative to this genomic sequence to represent the inferred CDS: deleted 1 base in 1 codon) — translated: MAMRNNLNSTFKTSSYKHVKRPNGKYGNLSLHSGFSKCDICGKNFQRMKLFDHIRQSHHQYFCLVCKARFKIHKDLICHLQDIHQLVASENLNKSQDVFCDNVNKRYFAQPLLSSRLPIPSTTNSQFLSSSSEDDELNEHLDNIDVMDVVLGTKNCEQRKDELEISVIIDDIIKYVIDDVKADDLFESTLQDLSCSDISVTDEFDNKTLKTLGASEEDNYTHYFMSQTNCDNSLSANINFSENDELSTNTLTQSPITMDLISVQTLQNLEEEFKLGIKNMSTVLSEKSPWVNGPEALQNINHSTENDNLLVMALTLDHKLTDMNINVILKECIRTSCLTCVYCHNSTSIAVNGKQLALHMIEKHRFMTVKNESSEDVANILKSNLNALENVYLNSENYDSTDDLSHTPFNNTFYCFNCQFTSKQMKEVNSHKRSVHSRKTYDCIMCKITFSNYGELHCHLCPGVDLGVWQNLSFRCLFCGQGEIPSAFRCMVHLRKAHNACDYCLETFSNQQSLALHVNKHKMRHMCLKCNITYLSKKDIFEHMFWKHNRDSKECKSCLTKKWPYTYHFCVPPAMFTCDECRRTFSNALLLRVHERWHSGNVPYECTTCSNKFISKKLLKKHELIHKEVISPVKKKKKKKKKGFDYNLPPLNLSSDSDTEKTPRHKPEKYLKSPSPSGNYWDYVSKQKKELVHIALLDHDYTLLSATSQSELIKSPPYPDELAAIVNGSENILNNSFNISCQRSSCSSHCNSSSSSSSCGSNCSCSSSCSSSCDSDKEEKKKPIIESPKKHKKKKKEKKIKVLSAKKIANFNLCALESDLETEFSSTDNEEYYDINPVPLHPEVNNKEIIQSKQVNLMENTVILPKVNSTLIPCITLPNDNSFKLSNPHQCTNIESQLLNNSESIGLPNNEFKIADEYELYSSNYSSSINNISPPFNNFLLPNEDRECIGNNLNKNPVTICNGNNNLHSIKDELNLSLSHGQKVVHNYFTPQKTRKRLHSSSPTKRQTKRKLKIKASKETPVLSKVVASIPSPLSINSSYSTCSPNLSRSPMMSNDTRQSKRQPKKRKFFGYESSDEEKLHNGDSSFLVQPLSLHIPSVTKKKQKRKLKPVSPLQHQHTTTKLTQSHQSRPIVDVRISKTVIPPDVTNNTDSDSGNLVIELPKFVEQKAVQSTERLYCHCRCPYDEVSEMIACDNPNCRVEWFHFDCVGITVAPKGNWYCPDCR